A genomic stretch from Aminobacter aminovorans includes:
- a CDS encoding LysR substrate-binding domain-containing protein, which produces MTLEQLRIFVAVAEREHVTQAAQALNLTQSATSAAVSALEARYQTKLFDRVGRRIVLTDAGRIFLSEARAVLARAVSAEVVLADLAGLKRGSLKLAGSQTVANYWLPSIAHRFQQRFPGIALGIAIGNTETVAAQIHDGSADLGFVEGEVDDPALAIEPVAEDELVLVAVTGHPWTVTPPSSAEELKSQRWVVREQGSGTRAHFEAIRALRGVATGSLDVALELPSNESVRAAVEAGAGVAIMSRLVAHASLKAGTLVAIDFALPKRSFFVLRHKERYATRAAREFLALVRSGGVHD; this is translated from the coding sequence GTGACCCTCGAACAGCTCCGGATCTTCGTTGCGGTCGCCGAACGCGAACACGTTACCCAGGCCGCCCAAGCGCTGAACCTGACGCAATCGGCCACCAGTGCCGCGGTGTCGGCGCTGGAGGCGCGTTACCAGACGAAGCTGTTCGACCGCGTCGGCCGCCGCATCGTGCTGACCGACGCCGGCCGCATCTTCCTGTCCGAGGCGCGCGCCGTTCTGGCCCGCGCCGTTTCCGCCGAAGTCGTGCTCGCCGATCTCGCCGGCCTCAAGCGCGGCTCGCTCAAGCTGGCCGGCAGCCAGACGGTCGCCAATTACTGGCTGCCATCGATCGCGCATCGTTTCCAACAGCGCTTTCCCGGCATAGCGCTCGGCATTGCCATCGGCAACACCGAGACGGTCGCAGCGCAGATCCATGACGGCTCGGCCGATCTCGGCTTTGTCGAGGGCGAAGTCGACGATCCGGCACTTGCCATCGAACCGGTCGCCGAAGACGAGCTGGTGCTGGTCGCCGTCACGGGTCATCCATGGACCGTCACGCCACCCTCCTCTGCCGAAGAGCTGAAGTCGCAGCGCTGGGTCGTGCGCGAGCAAGGTTCGGGCACGCGCGCCCATTTCGAAGCGATACGGGCGTTGCGCGGCGTCGCGACCGGCAGCCTCGACGTCGCGCTCGAGCTGCCATCGAACGAATCGGTGCGCGCGGCGGTGGAAGCAGGTGCCGGGGTCGCCATCATGTCGCGCCTCGTGGCACACGCCTCGCTCAAGGCAGGCACGCTTGTCGCCATCGACTTCGCTTTGCCTAAGCGCAGTTTCTTCGTGCTCCGCCACAAGGAGCGTTACGCCACCCGCGCCGCGCGCGAATTCCTGGCGCTGGTCAGGAGCGGCGGCGTCCACGACTGA
- a CDS encoding autotransporter domain-containing protein gives MTTIHNGVTELPAATHGQHQRRLHALAAALLCGTTLAMSAMAAQAAEDSIRILTLNTWLDRFKPNPAVAADFFIKGNYDVLTFQEFRANSTYARDLPGLMQAAGLGTYGTRQDSDVGVFSRLPGTFGAFTSGAVATYTKVDGTAKRPQTIVGTTHLNYYDEPTNRISQAKALNNWAMSQTGPVILTGDFNAGDVSERGLHSISQQERLLKIYTKNPTNAFYLNLLKQYAKDQTQLDAFIAQWKGKPGSQIDAATVPSGLFADEMYPVAGNLPQTMNILKKQYQLLQLPGEREQFTPHGLNDGSVTWPSHGEDATNTWGSWHRVKIDHFLASRPFGKWWAINDDPADPYLGVITDVSYVTNPDGSKTPMSDHEPVAHTLRWVGPQLETYDDNGTARTRLEWGKDASTFGEKGKEFFLSRNNMRNDVYLGQISDDNGMPILAGLTDAEKKTLLDCKSTDARFQQAIRDYCIDDHSFIGETRVADGGTVIVEEDAALGGEQAKLRLDGGSLRVAGTDMHVLGRSVVLEVGGGSLDIADASNVVGINKAISGTGNLTKLGLGTLLLDGTHSYTGETIVKAGALSVQGSIASSKLVTIGAGGMLGGIGTLGNTVVASGGTLSPGNSIGTINVAGDLTFEAGSKFEVEANDKGESDRVAATGKANLKGGSVLTLASGNAYAPQTLYKIVTADGGVTGTFAYVSSNLAFLDPSLAYGANDVTLTLNRNDITFADVGTTPNQKAAAAALESTGFDNAAYTAVVNLDEAGAQLAFGQLSGEVHASAQGVMMQDGGILLDAATSRIDQAFGDAPAAAMPVMAYGDGGLEIAAADTDRFALWSRAFGSWGSADGDGNAMGFERSSGGIVGGADAMVGDSWRVGVLAGYSRSSFDVADGSSSGRSDNYHLGINAGTRLGAFGLTAGATYSWHRFDTARSVAFTGFSDALTAKYDGGTAQLFGEASYKVDAGRLAIEGFSSLSYVNLRTDAFTEMGGAAALSSQAARNDVTFTTLGVRGSTDVALGAVNATVRGTIGWRHAFGDVTPVSSVAFAGSEGFEVAGTPIARNAAVLGAGIDFAIAPKAKLGISYTGQLSNGASDHGIDAKLAVNF, from the coding sequence ATGACGACGATCCACAACGGCGTGACGGAGCTGCCGGCCGCCACCCACGGCCAGCACCAGAGGCGCTTGCACGCGCTAGCCGCCGCACTTTTGTGCGGCACGACCTTGGCGATGTCAGCGATGGCAGCGCAGGCGGCGGAGGATTCGATCAGGATACTCACGCTGAACACCTGGCTCGACCGCTTCAAGCCCAACCCCGCGGTCGCAGCCGACTTCTTCATCAAGGGCAATTACGACGTCCTGACCTTCCAGGAATTCCGCGCCAACAGTACCTATGCCCGCGATCTGCCCGGCCTGATGCAGGCTGCCGGTCTCGGCACCTACGGCACACGCCAGGACAGCGACGTCGGCGTCTTCTCGCGCCTGCCGGGTACGTTCGGCGCCTTCACCTCGGGTGCGGTTGCGACCTACACCAAGGTTGACGGCACGGCGAAGCGGCCGCAGACGATCGTCGGCACCACCCATCTCAACTATTATGACGAGCCGACCAACCGCATCAGCCAGGCCAAGGCCTTGAACAACTGGGCGATGTCGCAGACCGGGCCGGTGATCCTGACCGGCGATTTCAACGCAGGCGACGTCTCCGAGCGCGGCCTGCACTCGATCAGCCAGCAGGAGCGGCTGCTCAAGATCTACACCAAGAACCCGACCAACGCGTTTTATCTCAATCTGCTCAAGCAATACGCCAAGGATCAGACCCAGCTCGACGCCTTCATCGCCCAGTGGAAGGGCAAGCCCGGATCGCAGATCGACGCGGCGACGGTGCCGTCCGGCCTGTTCGCCGACGAGATGTATCCTGTGGCCGGCAACCTGCCGCAGACGATGAATATCCTGAAAAAGCAATACCAGCTGCTGCAGCTACCGGGCGAACGCGAGCAGTTCACGCCGCATGGGCTGAATGACGGCTCTGTGACCTGGCCTTCGCATGGTGAGGACGCGACCAACACCTGGGGCAGCTGGCATCGGGTCAAGATCGACCATTTCCTCGCGTCGCGCCCCTTTGGCAAATGGTGGGCGATCAATGACGATCCGGCCGATCCCTATCTCGGCGTCATCACCGACGTCAGCTACGTGACCAATCCTGATGGTTCCAAGACGCCGATGTCCGACCACGAGCCGGTGGCGCATACGCTGCGTTGGGTCGGGCCGCAGCTCGAGACCTATGATGACAATGGCACGGCCAGGACGCGACTTGAGTGGGGCAAGGATGCCTCGACCTTCGGCGAGAAAGGCAAGGAGTTCTTCCTGTCGCGCAATAACATGCGCAACGACGTCTATCTCGGCCAGATCTCCGACGACAACGGCATGCCGATCCTGGCCGGTCTGACGGACGCCGAGAAAAAGACGCTGCTCGACTGCAAGAGCACCGATGCACGCTTTCAGCAGGCGATCCGCGACTATTGCATCGATGACCACAGCTTCATCGGCGAAACGAGGGTCGCCGATGGCGGCACTGTCATCGTCGAGGAGGATGCGGCGCTCGGCGGCGAACAGGCGAAGCTCAGGCTTGATGGCGGCAGCTTGAGGGTTGCCGGCACCGACATGCATGTGCTCGGCCGCAGCGTCGTGCTGGAGGTGGGCGGCGGCTCGCTTGACATTGCCGACGCAAGCAACGTGGTTGGCATCAACAAGGCGATTTCGGGCACAGGCAACCTGACCAAGCTCGGCCTCGGCACGCTGCTGCTCGACGGCACCCACAGCTACACCGGCGAGACCATCGTCAAGGCGGGTGCGCTTTCGGTGCAGGGCTCGATCGCTTCGTCGAAGCTGGTAACCATTGGTGCCGGCGGCATGCTGGGTGGCATCGGTACGCTCGGCAACACCGTGGTTGCCTCCGGCGGCACGCTTTCGCCCGGCAATTCGATCGGCACCATCAATGTCGCAGGCGACCTTACCTTCGAGGCGGGATCGAAATTCGAGGTCGAGGCCAACGACAAGGGTGAAAGCGACAGGGTTGCTGCCACGGGCAAGGCGAACCTTAAGGGTGGATCGGTGCTGACCCTGGCGAGCGGCAATGCCTATGCGCCGCAGACGCTCTACAAGATCGTCACTGCCGATGGTGGCGTGACCGGCACGTTTGCCTATGTCAGTTCTAACCTTGCCTTCCTCGATCCGTCGCTGGCCTATGGCGCCAACGATGTGACGCTGACGCTCAACCGCAATGACATCACATTTGCCGATGTCGGCACGACGCCGAACCAGAAGGCGGCCGCCGCGGCGCTCGAAAGCACCGGTTTCGACAATGCGGCTTATACTGCCGTCGTTAATCTCGACGAGGCAGGCGCACAGCTGGCGTTTGGCCAGCTCTCGGGTGAGGTGCACGCATCGGCACAAGGGGTGATGATGCAGGACGGCGGTATCTTGCTCGATGCCGCCACCAGCCGTATCGACCAGGCGTTCGGCGATGCGCCTGCTGCCGCCATGCCCGTGATGGCTTATGGCGATGGCGGGCTCGAGATCGCGGCTGCCGATACCGATCGCTTCGCTCTGTGGAGCCGCGCCTTCGGTTCATGGGGGAGCGCCGACGGCGACGGCAACGCGATGGGCTTCGAGCGCAGCAGCGGCGGCATTGTCGGCGGCGCCGACGCGATGGTCGGCGACAGCTGGCGCGTCGGTGTGCTTGCCGGCTACAGCCGGTCGTCCTTCGACGTGGCGGACGGCTCGTCCAGTGGCCGCAGTGACAACTACCATCTCGGCATCAATGCCGGTACGCGGCTTGGCGCTTTCGGGCTGACGGCCGGTGCGACCTACAGCTGGCACCGTTTCGACACCGCACGCTCGGTTGCGTTTACCGGCTTCTCTGATGCTCTGACCGCGAAGTATGACGGCGGCACGGCACAACTGTTCGGTGAGGCGAGCTACAAGGTCGATGCAGGTCGCTTGGCCATCGAAGGCTTCTCCAGCCTGTCCTACGTCAACCTGCGCACCGACGCCTTCACCGAGATGGGCGGGGCGGCAGCGCTGTCGAGCCAGGCCGCGCGTAACGACGTCACCTTCACGACACTAGGCGTTCGCGGCTCGACAGATGTCGCGCTCGGCGCAGTCAATGCCACTGTGCGCGGCACGATCGGCTGGCGCCACGCCTTCGGCGACGTCACGCCGGTCTCGTCGGTTGCCTTCGCTGGCTCCGAGGGTTTCGAGGTGGCGGGCACGCCGATCGCCAGGAATGCGGCGGTTCTGGGCGCCGGCATCGACTTTGCCATCGCGCCGAAGGCAAAACTCGGCATCAGCTACACCGGCCAGCTGAGCAATGGTGCCTCCGACCACGGCATCGACGCCAAGCTTGCAGTCAATTTCTAG
- a CDS encoding DeoR/GlpR family DNA-binding transcription regulator, with product MDTDNKKSARQAQLLGYLEKNHYVSIEEITTLYGVTTQTARRDIMALEQGGKVRRLHGGATISAPVDPAVLRQRRVENAAAKERIGSLTAELVPDGAAVFIDTGTTCEAVARALVKRRDLRVVTYSLRVATTLSESTNFAIAVPGGFVRQVDGGVFREETSEYIRRFKFDVAIISVSGVDLDGDIGDDDHAEVAAVSAAMGQSARTIMAVDSSKFGRRALVRLGSLHDIQTLVTDMLPDERLLSRLRASGVEICV from the coding sequence ATGGACACGGACAACAAGAAATCGGCCCGTCAGGCGCAGCTGCTCGGCTATCTCGAGAAGAACCACTATGTCTCGATCGAAGAGATCACCACGCTCTACGGTGTGACGACGCAGACCGCGCGTCGCGACATCATGGCGCTCGAACAGGGCGGCAAGGTGCGGCGCCTGCATGGCGGGGCGACGATTTCAGCACCGGTCGATCCCGCGGTGCTGCGCCAGCGCCGTGTCGAAAACGCCGCCGCCAAGGAGCGCATCGGCAGCCTGACCGCCGAACTGGTGCCCGATGGCGCCGCCGTTTTCATCGACACCGGCACGACTTGCGAGGCGGTGGCGCGTGCGCTGGTAAAACGCCGCGACCTGCGCGTCGTCACCTATTCGCTGCGTGTCGCAACGACGCTCAGCGAAAGCACCAATTTCGCTATCGCCGTGCCCGGCGGCTTCGTGCGCCAGGTCGACGGCGGGGTCTTTCGCGAGGAAACGTCGGAGTACATCAGGCGCTTCAAGTTCGATGTCGCCATCATCTCGGTCAGCGGCGTCGACCTTGACGGCGACATCGGCGACGACGATCATGCCGAAGTCGCTGCCGTCTCCGCCGCCATGGGCCAGTCCGCGCGCACCATCATGGCCGTCGACAGCTCGAAATTCGGCCGCCGTGCCCTGGTGCGCCTCGGCTCGCTCCATGACATCCAAACGCTCGTCACCGACATGCTGCCGGACGAGCGTCTGCTCTCCCGGTTGCGCGCCAGCGGTGTCGAGATTTGCGTCTAG
- a CDS encoding GFA family protein, whose translation MQRYEGGCLCGAVRYVVDAEPLNERICHCRRCQKAVGAAFNARLMFRAEQVAMSGPVKTAFSSPGVKRGFCAECGTTVLSGRESAGVLAVTSGSLDEPALFQPTMHIWVSSKQPWLKLDDGLQQFAEAAPA comes from the coding sequence GTGCAACGATATGAAGGCGGCTGCCTGTGCGGGGCCGTGCGTTACGTCGTCGACGCCGAGCCGCTGAATGAACGCATCTGCCATTGCCGCAGATGCCAGAAGGCGGTGGGTGCGGCGTTCAATGCGCGGCTGATGTTCCGTGCCGAGCAGGTGGCGATGAGCGGGCCGGTGAAGACGGCATTTTCGTCGCCAGGGGTGAAGCGCGGCTTCTGCGCCGAATGCGGCACCACCGTGCTGTCGGGGCGCGAGTCTGCCGGCGTGCTGGCCGTGACGTCAGGCTCGCTCGACGAGCCCGCCCTGTTTCAGCCGACAATGCATATCTGGGTGTCGTCGAAGCAGCCTTGGCTCAAGCTCGATGACGGCCTGCAGCAGTTTGCCGAGGCCGCCCCGGCTTAG
- a CDS encoding aminoacyl-tRNA deacylase, whose translation MAISLTMQEYLEDNHIRYDAAKHARTGCSMMTAQASHVPGSALAKGVVLKWEDGYVLAVLPATRHVDLARMREIIGDKVRLATEDEASSLFPDCDEGAVPILGVPYRVACVVDEQLRRGSDVYFEGGDHRTLVHVTGDEFSRLMYGMPQARISW comes from the coding sequence ATGGCTATCTCATTGACGATGCAGGAATATCTGGAAGACAACCACATACGCTACGATGCCGCCAAACATGCACGCACCGGCTGCTCGATGATGACGGCGCAGGCGAGCCACGTGCCAGGCAGCGCGCTGGCCAAAGGCGTGGTGCTGAAATGGGAGGACGGCTACGTGCTGGCCGTGCTGCCGGCGACCCGCCATGTCGATCTGGCCCGGATGCGCGAGATCATCGGTGACAAGGTGCGGCTCGCCACCGAAGACGAGGCAAGCTCGCTGTTTCCCGATTGCGACGAAGGTGCGGTGCCGATCCTCGGCGTGCCCTACAGGGTGGCGTGCGTGGTCGACGAGCAACTGCGCCGCGGCAGCGACGTCTATTTCGAGGGCGGTGATCACCGCACCCTCGTGCATGTCACCGGCGACGAGTTTTCGCGGCTGATGTATGGCATGCCGCAGGCCCGCATAAGCTGGTGA